From Budorcas taxicolor isolate Tak-1 chromosome 19, Takin1.1, whole genome shotgun sequence, the proteins below share one genomic window:
- the C1QL1 gene encoding C1q-related factor, with the protein MLLVLVVLIPVLVSSGGPDGHYEMLGTCRMVCDPYPARGPGAGARPDGGDALSEQSGAPPPSTLVQGPQGKPGRTGKPGPPGPPGDPGPPGPVGPPGEKGEPGKTGPPGLPGAGGSGAISTATYTTVPRVAFYAGLKNPHEGYEVLKFDDVVTNLGNNYDATSGKFTCNIPGTYFFTYHVLMRGGDGTSMWADLCKNGQVRASAIAQDADQNYDYASNSVILHLDAGDEVFIKLDGGKAHGGNSNKYSTFSGFIIYSD; encoded by the exons ATGCTGCTGGTGCTGGTGGTGCTCATCCCCGTGCTGGTGAGCTCGGGAGGCCCGGATGGCCACTATGAGATGCTGGGCACCTGCCGCATGGTGTGCGACCCCTACCCCGCGCGGGGCCCCGGCGCCGGCGCGCGGCCCGACGGCGGCGACGCCCTAAGCGAGCAGAGCGGCGCGCCCCCGCCCTCCACGCTGGTGCAGGGCCCCCAGGGGAAACCGGGACGCACAGGCAAGCCGGGCCCCCCTGGGCCCCCCGGGGACCCAGGTCCTCCGGGTCCTGTAGGGCCACCCGGGGAGAAGGGTGAGCCGGGCAAGACCGGCCCTCCCGGGCTGCCAGGCGCGGGGGGCAGCGGCGCCATCAGCACGGCCACCTACACCACGGTGCCGCGCGTGGCCTTCTACGCCGGCCTCAAGAATCCTCACGAGGGTTACGAGGTGCTCAAGTTCGACGACGTGGTCACCAACCTCGGCAACAACTACGACGCGACCAGTGGCAAGTTTACGTGCAATATTCCCGGCACCTACTTTTTCACCTACCACGTCCTCATGCGCGGCGGCGACGGCACCAGTATGTGGGCGGACCTCTGCAAGAACGGCCAG GTGCGGGCCAGCGCCATCGCCCAGGACGCAGACCAGAACTACGACTACGCCAGCAACAGCGTGATCTTGCACCTGGATGCGGGGGACGAGGTCTTCATCAAACTGGATGGGGGCAAAGCGCACGGAGGCAACAGCAACAAGTACAGCACCTTCTCCGGCTTCATCATCTACTCTGATTGA